The following DNA comes from Syntrophobacterales bacterium.
ATGAAGAGCATCATGGCGCTTGTTCCCCCCCAAACCGGAACAATTCGCTTCAAGGGCGAGGATATTGCGTGCCAGGCCCCTTATCAGCTTTTCCGAAAAGGCATCGGCTATGTTCCCGACGATAGAAGGGTTTTTGCAGACCTGAGCGTTGATGACAACCTCGATATCGTTTACGGAAAGGACTGTGAACGGACAAAGGAGATGGTTTATGAGCTCTTTCCCGCCCTCGCGGAGATCAAGACGAGAAGAGCCGGCCATTTAAGCGGCGGCGAACAGCAGATGCTGACCATCGGCAGGGCCCTCATGGGGAGGCCGGAACTGCTCCTGCTCGATGAGCCGACCGAGGGTTTGGCGCCGCTTATCGTCAAGTCGCTGGAAGAAAAGATATTGAAATTAAAGGCTACAGGGATGAGCATCCTGCTTTCCGAACAGAATGTGCGCTCGG
Coding sequences within:
- a CDS encoding ABC transporter ATP-binding protein; translated protein: MLNVVDINTYYGLSHVLFNISLKVGSGEVVGLLGRNGAGKSTTMKSIMALVPPQTGTIRFKGEDIACQAPYQLFRKGIGYVPDDRRVFADLSVDDNLDIVYGKDCERTKEMVYELFPALAEIKTRRAGHLSGGEQQMLTIGRALMGRPELLLLDEPTEGLAPLIVKSLEEKILKLKATGMSILLSEQNVRSALKMVDRVYVIDNGWIRFEGSVGELEANKEIMKKYLMV